From a single Stackebrandtia endophytica genomic region:
- a CDS encoding ABC transporter ATP-binding protein codes for MPTGVQITELNVNRGGRSVLTDFTCEIPPGRVTGLLGPSGSGKTTMMRAIVGVQRIRSGTITVLGLAAGDPRLRRRVGYVTQEPSIYADLSVAANVTYFATLYGVGAAEAHTAIGDVGLSEAADQLAGNLSGGQHARASLACALVAHPELLILDEPTVGQDPVLRRDLWQHFHRLAETGTTVLVSSHVMDEAARCDRLLLIRQGRLIADDTPDGLRRTTGETDLEAAFLSLVSRGTDALCRFASRSPPRFASSRNCVTIAARSH; via the coding sequence GTGCCGACCGGCGTTCAGATCACCGAGCTCAACGTCAATCGCGGGGGAAGATCGGTGTTGACCGACTTTACCTGCGAGATCCCGCCGGGTCGGGTCACCGGACTACTCGGCCCGTCCGGAAGCGGCAAGACCACGATGATGCGTGCCATCGTGGGCGTTCAACGCATCCGAAGTGGAACCATCACGGTGCTGGGCTTGGCCGCCGGCGACCCTCGGCTGCGACGCCGCGTCGGCTACGTGACTCAGGAACCGTCCATCTACGCCGACCTGTCGGTGGCCGCCAACGTCACCTACTTCGCGACCCTGTACGGCGTCGGTGCCGCCGAGGCCCACACCGCCATCGGTGACGTCGGGCTGTCCGAGGCGGCCGATCAACTGGCCGGTAACCTCTCCGGCGGCCAACACGCCCGAGCCAGCCTGGCGTGCGCTCTGGTCGCCCACCCCGAACTGTTGATTCTGGACGAACCCACCGTCGGGCAGGACCCGGTGCTGCGACGCGACCTGTGGCAGCACTTCCACCGATTGGCGGAGACGGGAACCACGGTCCTGGTGTCCAGTCACGTCATGGACGAGGCCGCCCGATGCGACCGCCTGCTGCTGATTCGGCAGGGGCGACTCATCGCCGACGACACCCCCGACGGCCTTCGCCGCACCACCGGCGAAACCGACCTGGAGGCGGCGTTCCTGTCGCTGGTGTCACGAGGGACGGATGCCTTATGTCGCTTCGCATCACGTTCGCCACCGCGTTTCGCATCCTCACGCAACTGCGTCACGATCGCCGCACGATCGCACTGA
- a CDS encoding ABC transporter permease, with translation MSLRITFATAFRILTQLRHDRRTIALILLIPAVLLTLLRYVMDSSPATFDYIGLTMLGVFPFISMFLVTSVAMLRERTSGTLERMLTTPVHKLDLIVGYGLAFSIAAALQSAVATGVAYWLLDLTTRGAAWLVILIAIANAVLGMALGLFVSAFANSEFQAVQFMPAVVLPQILLCGLIWPRDEMVGWLQGIARVLPLTYAVEALTEVGAHADPTAVLWRDLGIVAGCAVAALMLGALTLRRRTG, from the coding sequence ATGTCGCTTCGCATCACGTTCGCCACCGCGTTTCGCATCCTCACGCAACTGCGTCACGATCGCCGCACGATCGCACTGATTCTGCTCATCCCCGCCGTGTTGCTGACGCTGCTGCGATACGTCATGGACTCCTCGCCGGCCACGTTCGACTACATCGGACTGACCATGCTCGGGGTCTTTCCGTTCATCTCGATGTTCCTGGTCACCAGCGTGGCGATGCTGCGGGAGCGCACCAGCGGAACGCTGGAACGCATGCTGACCACTCCCGTTCACAAGCTGGACCTCATCGTCGGCTACGGACTGGCGTTCTCCATCGCGGCCGCGCTGCAGAGCGCGGTGGCCACCGGTGTGGCGTATTGGCTGTTGGACCTGACGACTCGGGGCGCGGCCTGGCTGGTCATCCTCATCGCGATCGCCAACGCGGTTCTGGGGATGGCGTTGGGGCTGTTCGTCTCCGCCTTCGCCAACAGCGAGTTTCAAGCCGTCCAGTTCATGCCCGCGGTGGTACTGCCTCAGATCCTGTTGTGCGGGCTCATCTGGCCACGCGACGAAATGGTCGGTTGGCTACAGGGCATCGCCCGGGTCCTGCCGTTGACCTACGCGGTGGAGGCGTTGACCGAGGTGGGTGCCCACGCCGACCCGACGGCCGTCCTGTGGCGGGATCTGGGCATCGTCGCCGGATGCGCGGTGGCGGCTCTGATGTTGGGCGCGTTGACCCTGCGTCGACGAACCGGGTGA